Proteins encoded together in one Yersinia mollaretii ATCC 43969 window:
- a CDS encoding Cof-type HAD-IIB family hydrolase, which translates to MSIKIIAVDMDGTFLNDQMSFDRQRFSAQYSQLKENGIRFVVASGNQYYQLISFFPDIAHEIAFVAENGAYVSDKNTEIFCGEIASQDTNNVLKTLLSIPYLDVIRCSKNGAYMLSSSDEDFYATMSKYYHRLKIIDNFNQVTEPAFKFAISLPNEKLPGFMTFIEQKLAGIVTPVSSGHGSVDLIIPGVHKANGIKLLQKNWGVKDEEVVTFGDGGNDVEMLQYAGFGYAMANAPDNIKKIAKYQAESNNDSGVLNIIDKIIKREPPFV; encoded by the coding sequence ATGAGCATCAAAATTATTGCTGTTGATATGGATGGAACCTTCCTCAACGATCAAATGAGCTTTGATCGGCAACGGTTTAGTGCGCAATATTCACAATTAAAAGAAAATGGAATAAGATTTGTTGTTGCCAGTGGCAATCAATATTATCAGTTGATCTCATTTTTCCCTGATATTGCCCACGAAATCGCTTTTGTTGCTGAAAATGGTGCCTATGTCAGTGACAAAAATACCGAGATTTTTTGCGGTGAAATCGCCAGCCAAGACACAAATAACGTACTGAAAACGCTACTGTCGATACCTTATTTAGATGTTATCCGTTGCAGCAAAAATGGGGCATATATGCTGAGCTCTTCAGATGAAGATTTCTATGCCACCATGAGTAAATACTACCATCGCCTTAAAATCATTGATAACTTTAATCAAGTTACTGAACCTGCATTTAAATTCGCGATCAGTTTACCCAATGAGAAGTTGCCCGGTTTTATGACATTCATTGAACAGAAATTGGCAGGAATTGTTACCCCCGTATCCAGCGGCCATGGTTCTGTTGACCTGATAATACCCGGTGTTCACAAAGCCAATGGTATTAAATTACTCCAAAAAAATTGGGGGGTAAAAGATGAGGAAGTCGTCACTTTTGGCGATGGTGGTAATGATGTGGAGATGTTGCAATACGCAGGTTTTGGTTATGCAATGGCTAATGCACCCGATAACATTAAAAAAATAGCAAAATACCAAGCCGAATCGAATAATGATTCTGGCGTGCTAAATATTATAGATAAAATTATA
- a CDS encoding ROK family protein, with protein sequence MTTVPINTTRQMKQKNIMLVMSTLKSLISATKGDISNQTGLSLATCGTILNELCSKGEIIEESLDESRGGRPAKRYRYNSNYFSLLSIYVEGTNTSGVISSCLTSADNNTIDEHDEIYSNFTVDALITHIQKLSDKYPNIKAIGLGVPGIVVSGNVLSCDISNLEGLAISELLSSHFGIFVQVGNDMNYTAFGFYRNHCRNIDSPVAYIYMPPRHCAGCGIVISGEMLRGASQFAGEVAKLPFYDHVVNKVNVRSQSTLVLERLIHITSSLIAIINPATIAISGEQVSQNCIEDLSGELLKRFDSKHIPHFVYRDNIKSDYHNGISEYTLDAYNNFRVFKI encoded by the coding sequence ATGACTACTGTACCGATTAATACAACCAGACAGATGAAACAAAAAAATATTATGTTGGTTATGAGTACATTAAAATCACTGATCTCGGCAACCAAAGGTGATATATCCAACCAAACTGGGCTAAGTCTGGCGACATGTGGCACCATTTTGAATGAACTCTGCTCTAAGGGAGAAATTATTGAGGAGTCCCTTGATGAGTCTCGAGGTGGCCGCCCAGCAAAACGTTATAGATATAACTCAAACTACTTTAGCTTATTAAGCATTTACGTCGAGGGGACCAACACCTCAGGCGTTATTTCCTCATGCTTAACTTCTGCTGATAATAATACCATTGACGAACACGATGAAATCTACAGTAATTTTACCGTAGATGCATTAATTACACACATTCAAAAGCTCTCTGATAAATACCCTAATATCAAAGCAATAGGGTTGGGGGTGCCGGGCATTGTTGTTAGTGGAAATGTGCTCTCCTGTGACATTAGTAATCTGGAGGGATTAGCAATATCTGAGCTACTCAGTTCTCATTTTGGTATTTTTGTCCAAGTAGGGAATGATATGAATTATACGGCATTTGGCTTCTATCGTAATCACTGCCGTAATATAGATTCACCTGTTGCTTACATTTATATGCCACCAAGACACTGTGCTGGCTGCGGCATTGTTATTTCAGGGGAAATGCTAAGAGGTGCAAGCCAATTCGCAGGTGAGGTAGCTAAACTGCCATTTTATGATCATGTTGTAAATAAAGTGAATGTACGGTCTCAGAGTACACTCGTGTTAGAGAGACTTATCCATATTACGTCATCTCTGATTGCGATAATTAATCCCGCCACTATAGCCATATCTGGCGAGCAGGTCAGCCAGAATTGCATCGAAGATCTTTCTGGGGAGTTACTAAAAAGATTTGATAGCAAGCATATCCCCCACTTTGTTTATCGCGATAACATAAAATCCGACTACCATAATGGAATATCAGAATACACCCTTGATGCCTATAATAACTTCCGAGTATTTAAAATCTAA
- a CDS encoding MFS transporter, translating into MSTHTIDYSLDSQAKRVATRAIFFVAGFAMGLWASLVPYAQNRLNFDAGSLGMLLLCLGSGSLLAMLFSGKLIGRLGCRRIMLLGIALTCFFLPTLAVIDLFPLMALCLFFFGAGIGLVDVAVNVQGSLVEQSSDKPLMSGFHCLFSIGSIVGAGGGAILFTIGLMPITVTLIAVTVIGIITSVVFNELIPFGDHKEPNKSVMTKPRPNFRLILMALMCMICFMAEGAILDWSGVFLTNDRGLDIVHAGWGFAIFGGTMSIMRFSGDKVVSLLGRKRVLIFSSVFAMIGYAIVVIIPDWKFTLLGFALVGVGAANIVPVLITLAGQEKVMPVNMSVALVATMGYFGILGGPALIGFIAHLTNLYIAFSIVALTFLVIALGAFKLKYISD; encoded by the coding sequence ATGTCTACTCATACCATCGACTACTCTCTGGATTCCCAAGCTAAACGTGTCGCCACACGAGCTATCTTCTTTGTCGCCGGATTTGCTATGGGACTTTGGGCGTCACTGGTGCCCTACGCACAAAATAGATTAAATTTCGATGCAGGTTCATTGGGTATGCTGCTGCTCTGCCTAGGCAGTGGGTCACTTCTCGCGATGCTTTTCTCAGGAAAACTTATTGGCCGTTTGGGATGCCGAAGGATCATGTTATTAGGTATTGCACTGACCTGCTTTTTCCTACCCACATTGGCCGTTATTGATCTATTTCCCTTAATGGCATTATGCCTATTCTTTTTTGGCGCGGGTATTGGCTTGGTCGATGTTGCCGTGAATGTACAAGGCTCTCTGGTTGAGCAATCCTCTGATAAACCTCTTATGTCCGGCTTCCATTGCTTATTCAGTATTGGCTCGATTGTGGGAGCAGGAGGTGGTGCAATATTGTTTACCATTGGCTTAATGCCCATCACCGTGACACTTATTGCCGTCACCGTAATTGGAATAATTACATCTGTCGTATTCAACGAATTAATCCCCTTTGGCGATCATAAAGAGCCTAATAAGTCGGTAATGACAAAACCGCGACCAAACTTTAGGCTCATTTTAATGGCACTTATGTGCATGATATGTTTCATGGCCGAAGGTGCAATATTGGATTGGAGTGGCGTATTTCTGACAAATGACCGAGGCCTTGACATAGTTCATGCCGGATGGGGGTTTGCTATTTTTGGTGGCACTATGTCGATAATGCGTTTTAGTGGCGATAAAGTTGTCAGCCTCTTGGGCCGCAAACGCGTCCTGATTTTCAGCAGTGTATTTGCCATGATCGGTTATGCGATCGTGGTCATTATTCCAGATTGGAAATTTACTCTGCTTGGCTTTGCTCTGGTCGGTGTGGGTGCCGCCAATATTGTCCCTGTACTTATCACTCTGGCGGGTCAGGAAAAAGTGATGCCCGTTAATATGTCTGTCGCTTTGGTGGCAACAATGGGCTATTTCGGGATATTGGGTGGACCGGCACTGATCGGCTTTATTGCCCACTTAACTAATCTTTACATTGCATTCTCAATAGTCGCACTGACCTTTCTCGTCATTGCGCTGGGTGCATTTAAGCTGAAATACATCAGTGACTAG